The Maylandia zebra isolate NMK-2024a linkage group LG4, Mzebra_GT3a, whole genome shotgun sequence genome includes a window with the following:
- the LOC143418450 gene encoding uncharacterized protein LOC143418450: MDPVDFSERFRREVTDKVNRLCELWLEAHAEGLRCAVEKRLQETLTCFPWVLDNLFPIVADFLLNTLHLHSPIQAAPPLGQPEVLQPDTPAPTSTRKRRSRRRRSSPQPPSRTSQEPAVVSNKDTFSFLTPSAFLFSVDGDTADAAASRPTVQLAWPHSAVSTPLAASPSAVVAPSSSHPHAVTPRPSSSPALPSPSPPADTASPSSPPDHPSVAEAQPEVPARPAVEPCEPEQEPGEREELLSEAEQELREREVPARPAVQPGEPEPGEREQRLGERELSMPEQGLSEREELSMLEQELSEPEELSVLEQELSEPEELSVPEQLSEPEEHSEPEEHTEPEEHSGPEELSVSEELSELMPEEHCEPEELSELMLEELSMPKELSERGEPASPAVELSEPEELSEPEELSERGEPASPAVELSEPEELGEPEEHSEPGEPSELMPEEHCEPEELSELMLEELSMPKELSERGEPASPAVELSEPEELSERGEPASPAVELSEPEELSEPEELGEPEEHSEPGEPSELMPEEHCEPGEPSKLMPEEHCELEQLSEPPTEKPAPLLADLNEPEGPALPAEELSEPGEPALPPEELGGPEGSAEPELEVGVPEGPPRPAARPPRPAARPPRPAARPVHRESWVVLRRELQCRRHRTRGRPPEEQRRRHRTRGRPPEPFHRGCRTHGRPPELLRFHQGSPDFSSGLDAWGEEEEDELEMREKRV; encoded by the exons ATGGACCCAGTGGACTTTTCGGAGAGGTTCAGGAGGGAGGTGACAGACAAAGTAAATCGTCTATGTGAACTGTGGCTGGAAGCGCACGCGGAGGGTTTACGTTGTGCTGTGGAGAAGCGGTTGCAGGAAACACTGACTTGTTTTCCCTGGGTGTTGGACAATCTTTTTCCGATTGTGGCGGATTTCCTGCTCAACACCCTTCACCTCCACTCTCCGATCCAGGCTGCCCCCCCACTCGGCCAGCCTGAGGTTCTTCAGCCTGATACGCCGGCCCCGACGTCTACCCGGAAACGGCGTTCGCGCCGCCGGCGTTCCTCACCGCAGCCGCCCTCCCGGACATCTCAAGaaccggctgtggtgagtaatAAGGACACTTTTTCATTTCTCACCCcatctgcttttttgttttcagtggatGGTGACACCGCTGACGCTGCTGCAAGCCGGCCAACAGTACAACTAGCGTGGCCTCATTCAGCAGTCTCCACGCCACTGGCGGCTTCACCATCTGCGGTTGTAGCGCCGTCATCATCCCATCCGCATGCAGTCACCCCTCGGCCATCTTCTTCACCGGCTCTACCTTCACCTTCCCCACCTGCGGACACCGCATCACCATCTTCACCTCCGGATCATCCATCTGTGGCTGAAGCGCAGCCAGAGGTGCCCGCACGGCCAGCTGTTGAGCCCTGCGAGCCGGAGCAGGAGCCCGGAGAGCGGGAGGAGCTGCTCAGCGAAGcggagcaggagctcagggagcGGGAGGTGCCCGCACGGCCAGCCGTGCAGCCCGGAGAGCCGGAGCCCGGAGAGCGGGAGCAGCGGCTCGGCGAGcgggagctcagcatgcccgagcaggggctcagcgagcgggaggagctcagcatgctcgagcaggagctcagcgagccggaggagctcagcgtgctcgagcaggagctcagcgagccggaggagctcagcgtgccggagcagctcagcgagccggaggagcacAGCGAGCCAGAGGAGCACACCGAGCCGGAGGAGCACAgcgggccggaggagctcagcgtgtcggaggagctcagcgagctaATGCCAGAGGAGCACtgtgagccggaggagctcagcgagcttATGCTGGAGGAACTCAGCATGCCgaaggagctcagcgagcgagGGGAGCCCGCGTCGCCAGCTGTGGaactcagcgagccggaggagctcagcgagccggaggagctcagcgagcgagGGGAGCCCGCGTCGCCAGCTGtagagctcagcgagccggaggagctcggcgagccggaggagcacAGTGAGCCGGGGGAGCCCAGCGAGCTAATGCCGGAGGAGCACtgtgagccggaggagctcagcgagcttatgctggaggagctcagcatgccgaaggagctcagcgagcgagGGGAGCCCGCGTCGCCAGCTGTGGaactcagcgagccggaggagctcagcgagcgagGGGAGCCCGCGTCGCCAGCTGtagagctcagcgagccggaggagctcagcgagccggaggagctcggcgagccggaggagcacAGTGAGCCGGGGGAGCCCAGCGAGCTAATGCCGGAGGAGCACTGTGAGCCGGGGGAGCCCAGCAAGCTAATGCCGGAGGAGCACTGTGAGCtggagcagctcagcgagccaCCCACTGAGAAGCCCGCACCGCTGCTGGCGGACCTCAACGAGCCGGAGGGACCGGCGTTGCCAgcagaggagctcagcgagcctgGTGAGCCCGCGCTGCCACCGGAGGAGCTCGGAGGTCCGGAGGGATCCGCTGAGCCAGAGCTGGAGGTCGGCGTGCCGGAGGGGCCGCCACGTCCAGCAGCCCGGCCGCCACGTCCAGCAGCCCGGCCGCCACGTCCTGCAGCCCGGCCGGTACATCGAGAATCATGGGTTGTGCTGAGGCGGGAGCTACAAtgccgccgccaccggacccgtggcaggccgccgGAAGAGCAacgccgccgccaccggacccgtggcaggccaccaGAACCGTTCCACCGCGGCTGCCGGACCCATGGCCGCCCGCCGGAGCTCCTGCGTTTCCATCAAGGG AGCCCTGACTTCAGTTCAGGACTTGATGCTTggggtgaggaggaagaggatgagctAGAAATGAGGGAGAAGAGAGTGTAG